The nucleotide window TGTCAGGGGCGAGGACATCCATCAACGAACCGCAGTGGAATTGTTGGGAGTCAGCCCGGACGCAGTCGATTCGGAAGCCCGCAGGCTCGCCAAGGTTATCAATTTTGGGATTATCTATGGCATGGGACCACAGCGTTTGGCCGGTGAGCTGGCGATTGCGTTGGAGCAGGCCGCTAGCTACATCAAGGCTTATTTCGCGCGGCTGCCCGGGGTCAGCGCCTGGTTTGAAAATTGCTTAGCGCAGGCGCGGGCGCGCGGTTACGTGGCCACGCTGCTGGGGCGACGCCGCTATTTGCCCGAGCTTAATTCGCCGCAAGGGGGCGCACGGGCTCAGGCCGAGCGCATCGCCATCAACACCCCCATTCAGGGCACCGCCGCCGATTTGATAAAGATGGCGATGGTGCGGCTGCAAGGGAAGCTGGCGGCCCAGGCCCCGGGCGCTCAAATGGTGTTACAAGTTCACGACGAATTGCTGTTCGAAGTGCCTCAAGCACAATTGAATACGGCAGCGGCGCTGGCGCGGGCCGAGATGGAACAGGTGGCCGAGTTGGCGGTACCACTACGGGTAGAACTCAAGGCCGGACCCAATTGGGCCGACCTCAGCCCGCTAAGCCCGTGAATGTAACCGGCCGCTCCTTCGTCTACTTCCCTTGAGAAGCGCGCTCAAACCCGATGACGAGGAGCGGCAGCTCATCAAGCGTGCCGCCGCGGGCCAGCGTGAGGCCTTTGGGATATTGGTGGAGCGTTACCAGCGCCGCGTGATATCGGTAGCAAGGGCTCTGGTACACAACCCGGAGGACGCGATAGAACTGGGGCAGGAGACTTTCATACGCGCTTTTCAGAACTTGTCACGGTTCGAGGCGCGCTCCAGTTTTGCCACTTGGCTTTATCGCATCGCCGCTAACTTGGCGATCGATTGGCGCCGGCGCGAGGGACGCCACCTGGTGATGCATGGTGAAGAAGCGCAAGCGGAATTGGAACGAGTACCTGCGCCGCAGCCCGACGCATTCACAACTACGGCGCGCGGGGAGTTAGGAGCCAAATTGAATCAGGCTTTGGATGAGTTGACCCCGGACCATCGCGCGGTGATACTTTTACGCGAAGTCGACGGTCTTAGTTACGACGAGATTAGCGACATCCTAGGTTGTCCCAAGGGCACCGTGATGAGCCGCTTGCATTATGCCCGCAACCGGCTGCGCGAGTTGCTGAAAGACGTGCGAGTAAACTGAGAAAGCCTTGGATCGCTGCGATTTCATAAACCCCTTGCTCTCCGCCTACCACGACGGAGAGTTGGCCGAAGCCGAGTCCACGCTGGTGAAAACCCATGTGGTGGACTGCCCCTCATGCAGCCAGGAGCTGCTGGACTTGGGGCTGGTCGGCCACGAGCTGCGCCAGCTACTGGCGCCGCCCGAGCTACCCGACTTTACCGCCGCCGTGATGGCGCGATTGCCCGCACACCCCCCGCGACGCGCGTGGCTTGGGCGCGTGCGCCCGCCAGAGTGGTCCGCGGGCTGGATGGCGGGCTTAAGTTTCGCCTCGGCCGCGCTGGCGGTGGGCGCTTGGATCATCCTGTTGATGGGTGGCCGGGCCAGTCATGCGATGCACGCAACGAGCTCCAATTTTGCCGCTGCCGCACAGCCGGCTATTAGCCAGCCCCAGACGGTGGCCGCCACCGACCAGGACAGCCAGGCTTACATCTCACGCCTGGAAACCAAGGCGCCCTCGGTGGCAGTCTGGAGTGAGCCGGAGAACAAAACCACGGTGATATGGTTGCCGGATGAGGATTCGGGCGATAACTGAACGGGCAACCCGAACCGCCGGCTTGAGCATGGTGCTGCTGGTCACCCTGGCGGTGAGCGCGGCCGCGCAGCACTCGGCGGGGGCGGTCGAAGTAAGGATCAACTCGGTCCTAGCCTCCGACACCAACAAGGGTTGCGATGCCAGCCTACGTGCTCTCCAACGCCATCTGGAACGGCTATTCCACTTCACCACCTATCATTTGGTCAGCCACCAGGATCGTCAGACCCGGTTCGGTCAGTTGGTGGAATTCGACCTGCCCGGGGGGCGCATTTTGCAAATCGAACCGATCGATCGCGACGGTGACATGATCCACCTGGAGGTGACGCTGTTTGAAGGCGACCAGCCGCTGATGACTACCGATTTCAAAATTATCAGCGGTGGGGTGCTGTTGGTGGGCGGGCCGCGCTATGAGCAGGGGGCGTTAATTATTTCGATCGAGCCGCTGGCCGTGGACGAGCCCTCCATTCCCACTCAACCGGTGGCTAGACCTGCCAACTGAGGCGGGTTAACATTTTTCTCCATCCGTTCTGGGCTGCATTTTCGCCCTCGCGCTTCCTCGGCCCGGATAGGTTCCAGCGCTGTTCAAGAGAGTAGCTTGCCGTTTGCAACGCAGCCGCTTAACTTACCAATCGGACTAATGGCTACTTGGTAGAGAACACCGATTCGATGGAACAACGCATCCTGGTCGCCGAAGACGACAGCGCCACGCGCGAGGCTTGGAGCGAGCTGCTGCTCTCCTGGGGATTCGTGGTGGATACCGCCGCCGACGGTCAGCAGGCCCTGGAGGCCGCGCTCGCTCACCATCCGAGCGTGATCCTGTCGGATCTGAAAATGCCGCGTAAAGACGGCATTACGCTGTTGCGCGAGCTGCGCGAGGCGGGCGAGGAGAGCGCGGTGGTGATGATCTCGGGCGAGGGCGAAATTCAGGATGCGGTCCAGGCGATCAAACTGGGGGCCTATGACTATCTGACCAAGCCCGTCGATCCGGGCCACCTGCGTGTGATGCTGGGCAATTTGTTCGATCATCTGGCGGTGCGCCAGGAAAACGACCGCCTGCGCCGTCGCCTGCTGGGCGCGGGCGAGTTGGGTGCGATGGTGGGCGCGGCCCCCTCCATGCGCCGGGTTCTGCACCTAATCGATCAGGTGGCGCCTACCGAGGCTTCGGTAATTGTGATCGGGGAGAGCGGGACCGGCAAAGAAATGGTCGCGCGCACCATCCACGCCCTCTCCAAGCGCGCCAAGGGACCCTACATCGCGGTCAATTGCGCGGCGATACCGGACACCCTGATGGAAAGCGAGCTCTTCGGCCACGAGCGTGGCGCCTTCACCGGCGCCGACAGGCGGCGCGAGGGGTATTTCGAGCTAGCCGAGGGTGGCACCCTGTTACTGGACGAGATCACTGAGATGAAGCCGGAGTTGCAGGCCAAGTTGCTGCGAGTGCTCGAAGAGCGCCGCCTGCGGCGGCTGGGTGGCAGCGCCGAGATTCCGATCGATGTACGGGTGCTGGCCGCCTCCAACCGACCGCTGGAGCGGGCCTTGCGCGAGGAGCGCTTGCGCGAGGATCTCTACTATCGGCTTAACGTCTTCTCTGTCGAGCTGCCGCCTTTGCGCGAGCGGCGTGAGGATATTCCCGCCCTGGTTGAATATTTCATCGAGCAGTTTCGCAATTCCGGCGCCAAGCCGATCCAGGGGGCCGACGAGCAATTCATCGAGGCGCTGCGCAACCATCCCTGGCCCGGCAACGTACGCCAGTTGCGCAACGTCATCGAGCGCGCCGCCATCGTGAGCCAAAAACCCTTACTCGGGATAGCCGACCTACCACCCGATTTTCGCCCGCGCCAGAGCGATGGCAACTTCCAGGTCCGGCTGGGCAGCAGCTTGGACGAACTGGAGCGCGAGCTTATCTTCCGCACCATCGATTACGCTGGCGGTAACAAGACCAAGGCCGCCGAGATTTTGGGCGTAAGTCTCAAGACCCTCTACAATCGTTTGGAGCGCTACGAGCAAAAGGAACCGGTAGGCGGCAAGTAGGGCGGCCATCGTGGGCTTGCGCGCAAAACTGGTTTGGACCTTCGTCTGTTTGCTGACTTTGGCAATCGCTCTGCTCAGCTTGGCCTACCTCGATTGGAACCTCAAGCTGATGGCGCGCGCCTTGATTGGTTCGGGCGATCGGATCAGCAAAGAAACCTTCGAGCAAGTCCGGATGGCGCTCTCCTTGGCGCCCAACGATCCGCAAACCGCGCTTCAATCCGACCCTGGGTTGCGGGCCGAAATGCGCTCAGCCTTGGCCTTCGAGGATTACGCGGTCTTCATTCGGGTGGTGGGGGTCGACGGCCAACTGCTAGCCAGCGCTGACGACACCCCACCCTCCAGCACGCCGCCGCCCCCCATTTTCAAGCTTGACGACCTCAGCCGCTCCACTATACCCGTTGGTCTATTGCGCGCCCTGTGGTCCGGCCAGACCTACGAAATGGCCCGCCCAGTGGACATCAACGGCGTGCCCTTTGCGGTAATCGAAGTTGGCGTCTCCACTGCCCTGATCGCCACCGAAGTGCACTCGCTGCTGTGGACGGTGGCGGCCATCGCACTG belongs to Candidatus Binataceae bacterium and includes:
- a CDS encoding sigma-70 family RNA polymerase sigma factor yields the protein MRSALKPDDEERQLIKRAAAGQREAFGILVERYQRRVISVARALVHNPEDAIELGQETFIRAFQNLSRFEARSSFATWLYRIAANLAIDWRRREGRHLVMHGEEAQAELERVPAPQPDAFTTTARGELGAKLNQALDELTPDHRAVILLREVDGLSYDEISDILGCPKGTVMSRLHYARNRLRELLKDVRVN
- a CDS encoding zf-HC2 domain-containing protein is translated as MDRCDFINPLLSAYHDGELAEAESTLVKTHVVDCPSCSQELLDLGLVGHELRQLLAPPELPDFTAAVMARLPAHPPRRAWLGRVRPPEWSAGWMAGLSFASAALAVGAWIILLMGGRASHAMHATSSNFAAAAQPAISQPQTVAATDQDSQAYISRLETKAPSVAVWSEPENKTTVIWLPDEDSGDN
- a CDS encoding sigma-54 dependent transcriptional regulator, with amino-acid sequence MEQRILVAEDDSATREAWSELLLSWGFVVDTAADGQQALEAALAHHPSVILSDLKMPRKDGITLLRELREAGEESAVVMISGEGEIQDAVQAIKLGAYDYLTKPVDPGHLRVMLGNLFDHLAVRQENDRLRRRLLGAGELGAMVGAAPSMRRVLHLIDQVAPTEASVIVIGESGTGKEMVARTIHALSKRAKGPYIAVNCAAIPDTLMESELFGHERGAFTGADRRREGYFELAEGGTLLLDEITEMKPELQAKLLRVLEERRLRRLGGSAEIPIDVRVLAASNRPLERALREERLREDLYYRLNVFSVELPPLRERREDIPALVEYFIEQFRNSGAKPIQGADEQFIEALRNHPWPGNVRQLRNVIERAAIVSQKPLLGIADLPPDFRPRQSDGNFQVRLGSSLDELERELIFRTIDYAGGNKTKAAEILGVSLKTLYNRLERYEQKEPVGGK